The following are encoded in a window of Planctomycetaceae bacterium genomic DNA:
- a CDS encoding glycosyl hydrolase-related protein gives MKKAGLALMFIVFCAGASIAGVYTEKSKWELSKDKVLYTVGYSHLDTQWRWDYQKTINDYIKATLYDNIAMLEKYPEYTFNFTGAVRYEMMKEYYPEKYEEMKKYIEQGRWFVSGSSFEEGDALAPSVESLIRQILLGNEYFRKEFGKMSSDYILPDCFGFMAHTPSIWAHCGLLGFSTQKLTWNCAVGIPFNIGVWEGVDGKSLVCAFNPGHYSEGLNDKADANDQWTQRIEENGQKYGLYADYHYYGIGDSGGAPKEAYIQNYTDCVKKGDGKYKIFLASSDQFYKDVTPQQKERLPRYKGDLLLIEHSAGSITSQAYMKRLNCKGEQLADSAERAAVAANLLGGIVYPSEKFDAAWKRVLASQFHDILPGTSIPRAYEYSWNDGIIALNLFSAGLTDSVGAVARTMDTNVDGRAVIVYNPLAIDRQDVVQAELEYPAGCPKNIEVLGPDRKVKPSQIISDKNNKLQILFVADVPSVGFAVYNVKPSETEQKFDTGLSVVGNTLENKYYKVVINAAGDIESIFDKQANKELLASPARLAFMNGKPKAWPAWNMDWKDQSKPPVGYVDGPAEIKITESGPVRVCIRVVRSSRNSVFKQYIRLGGGEAGKMVEVENRVEWQTGGCALKAEFPLTVSNPNATYNLGLGTIERGNNNEKKYEVPSHEWFDLTDTSGNYGVSILQDCKYGSDKPADNIVRLTLLYSPNTDDRNDYTEQCWQDWGKHEIKYAIYGHKGNWADGMTSWQARRFNQPLTVFEASAHKGKAGKACSFASLNTNQVEVLAIKKAEREDVVVVRVKELLGKPLKNVQLSLGNGVKSAYEVNGQEFKIGEAVVKDSKLTFDMGSYGIRSFAVELKSPAQKIAKPNYEFVKLDYNADAISSDKNKADGKMAQDCSYSADLVPDVIVSESVEFATGPKADGQNNVAVCKGQEIKLPKDKYNRLYVLAAADEDTKGVFKIGSQETLLGVQNWTGFIGQWYNRVFDREFPEVCYDGRFTLMAIDAPFIKRDTIAWFGKHRHTPTANDAYRFTYMFKYALDVPAGAKTIVLPNNDKIKIFAMTAANNQNDATKPACLLYDDFTNRKPMVLK, from the coding sequence ATGAAAAAGGCAGGGTTAGCATTGATGTTTATTGTGTTTTGTGCCGGCGCCTCGATAGCTGGTGTTTATACCGAAAAATCGAAATGGGAATTATCAAAAGATAAAGTGCTTTATACAGTCGGATATTCGCATCTTGATACGCAATGGCGATGGGATTATCAAAAGACAATCAATGATTATATCAAGGCAACGCTGTATGATAATATTGCTATGCTGGAAAAATATCCTGAATACACATTCAACTTCACCGGTGCAGTCCGCTATGAAATGATGAAGGAATATTATCCTGAAAAATACGAAGAGATGAAAAAATATATCGAGCAGGGCAGATGGTTTGTTTCCGGTTCGAGTTTTGAAGAAGGCGATGCACTTGCTCCTTCCGTTGAATCGCTTATCAGACAGATTTTGCTCGGCAACGAGTATTTCCGCAAGGAATTCGGCAAAATGAGCAGCGATTATATTTTGCCCGACTGTTTTGGCTTTATGGCTCATACGCCTTCGATTTGGGCGCATTGCGGTCTGCTTGGTTTTTCAACGCAGAAACTTACATGGAATTGTGCAGTCGGCATTCCATTTAATATCGGTGTGTGGGAAGGCGTTGACGGTAAATCCTTAGTATGCGCATTCAACCCCGGACATTATTCCGAAGGATTGAACGACAAAGCAGATGCAAATGACCAATGGACACAGAGAATCGAAGAAAACGGTCAGAAGTACGGCTTGTATGCCGATTATCATTATTATGGCATAGGGGACAGTGGCGGCGCTCCGAAAGAAGCATACATTCAAAACTACACCGACTGCGTGAAGAAAGGCGACGGAAAATATAAAATCTTTCTCGCATCTTCAGACCAGTTTTATAAAGATGTTACGCCGCAGCAAAAAGAAAGGCTGCCAAGATACAAAGGCGATTTGCTGCTGATAGAACATTCGGCAGGCTCAATAACCTCGCAGGCGTATATGAAGCGTTTGAATTGTAAAGGTGAACAGCTCGCGGACTCCGCCGAACGCGCTGCCGTCGCGGCAAACCTGCTGGGCGGTATTGTTTATCCGAGTGAGAAATTCGACGCTGCATGGAAAAGAGTTCTGGCAAGTCAGTTCCACGATATTCTGCCGGGCACAAGTATTCCCAGAGCTTATGAATATTCCTGGAACGATGGCATTATCGCGCTTAATTTGTTTTCAGCGGGTCTGACTGATTCTGTCGGCGCAGTAGCAAGAACAATGGATACTAATGTTGACGGCAGAGCAGTGATTGTCTATAACCCTCTGGCGATTGACCGTCAGGATGTCGTTCAGGCGGAACTTGAATATCCGGCAGGCTGTCCGAAGAATATTGAAGTCCTCGGGCCGGACAGGAAAGTCAAGCCGTCGCAAATCATTTCCGACAAAAATAATAAATTGCAAATTCTGTTTGTTGCCGATGTGCCGAGTGTTGGTTTTGCTGTTTACAATGTAAAGCCGAGCGAAACTGAACAGAAATTCGATACAGGCTTGAGTGTTGTCGGCAATACGCTTGAAAATAAATATTATAAAGTTGTTATTAACGCAGCCGGCGATATCGAATCAATTTTTGACAAGCAGGCAAACAAGGAACTGCTTGCATCGCCGGCCAGACTTGCGTTCATGAATGGAAAACCGAAAGCCTGGCCAGCGTGGAATATGGACTGGAAAGACCAGAGTAAGCCGCCGGTCGGTTATGTCGATGGTCCCGCTGAAATCAAAATCACAGAGTCAGGCCCTGTCCGTGTGTGCATAAGAGTGGTTCGCAGTAGCAGAAATTCAGTATTTAAACAGTATATCAGACTTGGCGGCGGAGAGGCCGGCAAAATGGTCGAAGTTGAGAACAGAGTCGAATGGCAGACTGGCGGCTGCGCATTGAAAGCGGAATTCCCGCTGACGGTTTCCAATCCGAACGCGACATATAATCTCGGTCTTGGAACAATCGAAAGAGGCAATAACAACGAAAAGAAATACGAAGTGCCTTCGCACGAGTGGTTCGACCTTACAGACACAAGCGGCAATTACGGCGTGAGCATTCTCCAAGACTGCAAATACGGTTCAGATAAACCGGCAGACAATATCGTTAGACTTACATTGCTGTACAGTCCCAACACGGACGACAGAAACGATTACACCGAGCAGTGCTGGCAGGACTGGGGCAAGCACGAAATTAAGTATGCAATTTACGGCCATAAAGGTAATTGGGCTGACGGGATGACATCATGGCAGGCTCGCAGATTTAATCAGCCTTTGACTGTGTTTGAAGCATCGGCTCACAAAGGTAAAGCGGGCAAAGCATGTTCTTTCGCATCACTTAACACAAATCAGGTTGAAGTGCTTGCGATTAAAAAAGCGGAACGTGAAGATGTCGTTGTAGTTCGCGTTAAAGAATTGCTCGGCAAACCCTTAAAGAACGTTCAGCTTTCACTTGGAAATGGCGTTAAATCCGCTTATGAAGTGAACGGTCAGGAATTTAAAATTGGCGAAGCTGTTGTAAAGGATTCGAAGCTGACTTTCGATATGGGCAGCTACGGCATTCGCAGTTTCGCGGTTGAACTGAAATCGCCTGCGCAGAAAATTGCAAAGCCGAATTATGAATTTGTCAAACTTGACTATAACGCTGATGCAATCAGCTCGGACAAGAATAAAGCTGACGGCAAAATGGCACAGGATTGTTCGTATTCGGCAGACCTTGTGCCGGATGTTATCGTAAGTGAAAGCGTTGAATTTGCAACAGGCCCTAAAGCTGACGGTCAAAACAACGTCGCTGTTTGCAAAGGTCAGGAAATTAAACTGCCTAAGGATAAATATAATCGTCTTTACGTCCTTGCCGCTGCTGACGAAGACACAAAAGGTGTTTTCAAAATCGGCTCGCAGGAAACATTATTAGGCGTGCAGAACTGGACGGGCTTTATCGGTCAGTGGTACAATCGTGTATTTGACAGAGAATTTCCCGAAGTGTGTTATGATGGTCGGTTTACTTTAATGGCGATTGATGCGCCGTTTATCAAACGTGATACGATTGCGTGGTTTGGCAAACACCGTCATACGCCCACAGCAAACGATGCTTATAGATTCACTTATATGTTCAAGTATGCGTTGGATGTTCCGGCCGGAGCAAAGACGATTGTTCTTCCGAATAACGACAAGATAAAGATTTTCGCTATGACTGCGGCGAACAATCAAAATGACGCGACAAAACCGGCTTGTCTGCTGTACGATGATTTCACAAACAGAAAGCCAATGGTTTTAAAATGA
- the groES gene encoding co-chaperone GroES, translating into MKLRPLDDRIVVQPQEAEAKTAGGIVLPETAKEKPLMGKVISVGPGKMLDNGKRSDVAVKKGDTVLFGKYGGNDFKIDGVEYKILHESDILGIVEK; encoded by the coding sequence ATGAAACTTAGACCTTTAGATGACAGGATTGTTGTTCAGCCGCAAGAGGCTGAAGCTAAAACCGCAGGCGGAATCGTTCTTCCTGAAACAGCGAAAGAAAAACCATTGATGGGCAAAGTTATTTCAGTCGGCCCGGGCAAAATGCTCGATAACGGCAAACGCAGCGATGTCGCTGTGAAAAAAGGCGACACTGTATTGTTCGGCAAGTACGGCGGAAACGACTTCAAAATTGACGGCGTTGAATATAAAATCCTGCATGAGAGTGATATACTCGGAATAGTTGAGAAGTGA
- the ptsP gene encoding phosphoenolpyruvate--protein phosphotransferase, with product MSLEYRFICPLKNGIHARPANALELIATKYRSDVLLQNERNSRTANVKSVLSMISADFKLDDSCRLIVSGDDEQVAYDAVIVYLKDGFAESDEDLPQVEVEAGEVLIPPSLKLQAGDYYTGTVVVKGLAMAKAVVLNNLFTVSIPSACMSKEEELLRFKKAVDTLKCKIADRITNKANRTEGKILEAHLSIASDPELAVKVSELITGGLNAGNAIVKASEYFTDVLKNAESELIQQRIFDVQEVCACFVEEIYGTRQKKTVLTEPCICVSQNLTPSQFLSLDKNYIKGLVLAYGGSTSHTIILARSFGIPTIVGVEQAQTKIRGGQEVILDANLGVVILRQSEQVKRYYLFEQRKLNNRKNRYAGFTKAQALTADGRKIDVAANIVSSQEADIVFNNGAQGIGLFRTEMLYMQNDSVPSEDEQFVIYQKAAVAAAQRPVIIRTLDIGGDKHLTCLNLEKEANPFLGYRAVRIYPEFEKLITDQICAIVRASAFGNIKMLVPMVSSVEEIRWVKQKVLDIQKQMGKKNIAFNSKMPVGIMIEVPSTIFILDQLCDEADFFSIGTNDLAQYIFAVDRENKKIAKLADNLQPTFLRVLKTIVQQIHARGKWVGMCGEMAGQVETLPLLIGLGLDEISLASDNIPAVKAAIHSLSFEKCKEILESAIECTCADEVRNILTANQGTQSFSIIDRDLIITDSDSINKEEAIKEAADLLFATGRTEKPEFVEREVWNREAVYSTGLGYGFAVPHCKSAYARANSICLMKFRNGIRWNPNDEESVKILIMLVVRQEDAAGVHMQVFSKLARKIMYSDFRDFLLASDDAGVILKFLKESLEIK from the coding sequence TTGTCATTGGAATATAGGTTTATATGTCCGTTAAAAAATGGGATTCACGCAAGGCCCGCAAACGCTTTGGAATTGATTGCGACAAAATATCGTTCCGATGTCTTACTGCAAAATGAACGAAATTCGCGAACGGCTAACGTAAAAAGCGTTCTTTCAATGATAAGTGCGGATTTCAAGTTGGATGATTCCTGCCGGCTGATTGTTAGTGGCGATGACGAACAGGTTGCTTATGATGCGGTCATTGTATATTTGAAGGATGGTTTTGCCGAGTCTGATGAGGATTTGCCGCAGGTCGAAGTGGAAGCGGGCGAAGTTTTGATTCCTCCTTCTCTGAAACTTCAGGCCGGAGACTATTATACCGGAACAGTTGTCGTAAAAGGCCTTGCGATGGCCAAAGCGGTTGTTTTGAACAACCTGTTCACGGTGAGTATTCCGTCTGCTTGTATGAGTAAGGAGGAAGAACTCTTACGATTCAAAAAAGCGGTAGATACTTTAAAGTGCAAAATTGCTGACAGAATAACGAACAAGGCAAACAGGACAGAGGGGAAAATTCTTGAAGCTCATCTTTCAATTGCATCAGATCCTGAACTGGCTGTGAAGGTTTCGGAATTGATAACAGGCGGATTAAATGCCGGCAATGCGATCGTTAAAGCGTCAGAGTATTTTACTGATGTCCTGAAGAATGCGGAGAGCGAGCTGATTCAGCAGCGGATTTTTGATGTTCAGGAGGTATGTGCCTGTTTTGTTGAAGAGATTTATGGAACAAGGCAGAAAAAGACAGTTCTTACCGAGCCATGTATATGTGTGTCGCAAAATTTGACGCCGAGTCAGTTTCTTAGTCTGGATAAAAACTATATAAAAGGACTTGTGCTGGCTTATGGCGGCTCCACATCGCATACGATAATACTTGCACGTTCATTCGGAATACCGACTATTGTCGGCGTTGAACAGGCGCAAACGAAAATCCGCGGCGGTCAGGAAGTTATTTTGGACGCCAATCTTGGTGTTGTAATTTTACGACAAAGCGAGCAGGTGAAAAGGTATTATCTGTTTGAGCAAAGAAAATTAAATAACCGCAAAAACAGATACGCCGGTTTTACAAAAGCGCAGGCACTAACGGCTGACGGCAGAAAAATCGACGTTGCGGCCAATATTGTTTCGTCGCAGGAGGCCGATATAGTTTTTAATAACGGCGCTCAAGGCATCGGACTGTTTCGTACGGAAATGCTTTATATGCAAAATGACAGCGTTCCGTCGGAAGATGAACAGTTTGTAATATATCAAAAAGCTGCGGTTGCCGCCGCACAAAGGCCGGTTATTATTCGTACGCTCGATATTGGCGGAGATAAGCATTTAACTTGTCTAAATCTTGAGAAGGAGGCTAATCCATTCCTCGGATACAGAGCGGTTAGGATTTATCCTGAATTTGAAAAATTGATTACGGATCAAATTTGTGCGATTGTCAGGGCATCAGCTTTCGGCAATATAAAAATGCTGGTGCCAATGGTTTCCTCGGTTGAAGAAATTCGATGGGTTAAACAAAAAGTTTTAGATATTCAAAAGCAAATGGGTAAAAAAAATATTGCCTTTAATTCGAAGATGCCTGTCGGAATTATGATAGAAGTGCCTTCGACGATTTTTATTCTCGACCAGTTGTGCGATGAAGCGGACTTTTTCAGTATAGGCACAAACGATTTGGCACAGTATATTTTTGCTGTTGACAGGGAAAATAAAAAAATTGCCAAACTTGCCGACAATTTACAGCCGACGTTTTTGCGGGTTCTCAAAACGATTGTTCAGCAAATTCACGCCAGAGGCAAATGGGTCGGTATGTGCGGCGAAATGGCAGGTCAGGTAGAAACTCTGCCGCTGCTTATCGGTCTGGGGCTGGATGAAATCAGTCTTGCCAGTGACAATATTCCCGCGGTCAAGGCAGCTATCCATTCACTTTCATTTGAAAAGTGTAAGGAGATTCTCGAATCCGCGATTGAATGCACTTGTGCGGACGAGGTTCGCAATATACTGACGGCCAATCAGGGTACGCAGAGTTTTTCAATTATAGACAGGGATTTAATCATCACCGATTCCGACAGTATTAATAAGGAGGAGGCAATAAAGGAGGCGGCTGACTTGCTTTTCGCCACCGGCAGAACAGAAAAACCTGAATTTGTTGAACGTGAAGTCTGGAACAGAGAAGCGGTTTATTCGACGGGGCTGGGATATGGTTTTGCCGTTCCGCACTGCAAAAGCGCTTATGCAAGAGCAAATTCAATTTGCCTGATGAAATTCAGGAATGGAATAAGATGGAACCCGAATGATGAAGAAAGTGTAAAAATTTTAATTATGCTGGTCGTCAGGCAGGAAGACGCGGCGGGCGTACATATGCAGGTGTTTTCAAAACTGGCTCGCAAAATTATGTACAGTGATTTCAGAGATTTTCTGCTGGCAAGTGATGACGCCGGTGTGATTCTTAAATTTTTAAAAGAATCTCTTGAAATTAAATAA
- the dnaJ gene encoding molecular chaperone DnaJ translates to MAKRDYYEVLGVEKTASADDIKRAYRRLAIKYHPDKNPGDKEAEAKFKECAEAYEVLSDSEKRARYDQYGHDGLRGSGIHDYSRMNVDDIFGALNLEDILGDLFGLGGGRARRGGGSGRGPKKGYDLETVVELTLDDVAKGVEKSIEFTRQDLCEECTGTGSAKGSSPAKCPTCGGAGQVVRGGGFFQMASTCPQCKGTGKIIKDPCKKCRGGGRMSKKRLVTIKIPAGVHEGQSVRIGGEGEPGADGGPRGDLYCYVKVKEHPFLQRDGIDLIATIPVSFTQAALGGEIEVPSLTGMRELKIPPGTQYGDVFRIKGQGLPDMRTKRSGDELVQVMVEIPKKLNSQQEELLRQFAKTEDKIVLPKTKGFFEKLKEHFNNK, encoded by the coding sequence ATGGCTAAACGCGATTACTACGAAGTTTTGGGCGTGGAAAAAACCGCGAGTGCGGACGATATCAAACGTGCATATCGTCGGCTTGCGATAAAGTATCACCCTGATAAAAATCCCGGTGACAAAGAAGCCGAGGCAAAGTTTAAGGAATGCGCCGAGGCGTACGAAGTTTTGAGCGACAGCGAAAAACGCGCTCGATACGACCAATACGGCCACGATGGTTTGCGAGGCTCCGGCATTCACGACTATTCAAGAATGAACGTTGATGATATCTTCGGGGCGTTGAACCTCGAAGATATCCTCGGCGATTTGTTCGGTTTAGGAGGCGGACGCGCAAGACGCGGCGGCGGGTCTGGCAGGGGCCCCAAAAAAGGCTACGACCTCGAAACCGTAGTCGAGCTTACATTGGACGACGTAGCTAAAGGCGTTGAAAAGAGCATCGAGTTTACGCGTCAGGATTTATGCGAAGAATGCACAGGCACAGGCTCCGCGAAAGGCAGCAGTCCGGCTAAATGCCCGACTTGCGGCGGTGCTGGGCAGGTAGTACGCGGCGGCGGTTTTTTCCAGATGGCATCAACATGTCCGCAGTGCAAAGGCACAGGAAAGATTATTAAAGACCCGTGCAAAAAATGCAGAGGCGGCGGCAGGATGTCCAAAAAACGCCTTGTTACCATAAAGATTCCCGCAGGCGTGCACGAAGGACAAAGTGTGCGAATCGGCGGCGAAGGCGAACCCGGCGCTGACGGCGGCCCGCGAGGCGATTTGTACTGTTATGTAAAAGTCAAAGAGCATCCGTTCCTGCAAAGAGACGGCATTGACCTTATCGCGACTATTCCTGTAAGCTTTACGCAGGCTGCGCTCGGCGGCGAAATCGAAGTGCCGAGCCTTACCGGTATGCGGGAATTAAAAATACCGCCCGGCACGCAATATGGCGATGTGTTCAGAATCAAAGGCCAGGGCTTGCCGGACATGCGCACAAAACGCAGCGGCGATGAGCTTGTGCAGGTTATGGTCGAGATACCGAAAAAGCTAAACAGCCAGCAGGAAGAGCTTCTGCGGCAGTTTGCGAAAACTGAAGACAAAATTGTTTTGCCGAAGACAAAAGGTTTTTTTGAAAAACTGAAGGAACATTTCAATAATAAATAG
- the groL gene encoding chaperonin GroEL (60 kDa chaperone family; promotes refolding of misfolded polypeptides especially under stressful conditions; forms two stacked rings of heptamers to form a barrel-shaped 14mer; ends can be capped by GroES; misfolded proteins enter the barrel where they are refolded when GroES binds) codes for MAKQMMFDDAARAHLKQGLSRLAAAVKVTLGPTGKNVLLHKSYGSPKITKDGVSVSKEIELLEPFQNMGAKMVNQAASKTSDVVGDGTTTATVLAEAIFNEGLKNVTAGANPMAIKRGIDKAVQVVVDFIASQSKKVKGHDDIAKVAAISANNNKEVGEILANAMDKVGKEGVIEVEDGKGLQTELEVVEGMQIDRGYISPYFMTNTTTMEAVLEDAYILLYEKKLSSIAEIVPLLEKIAQVGAQLMIVAEEVEGEALAALVINRLQGVLKVCAIKAPGFGDRRKAMLGDIAALTGGELITEDLGVKLEKIELAQLGKAKKIVVGKENTTIIEGAGTKKAITARCEQIRKQAEATTSEYDREKLQERLAKLTGGVAVIKAGAATETEMKERKDLLDDALHATKAAAEEGVVAGGGVIYLRAIEKVKAAGKQAGGDEKIGYDIIAAALKAPTKQIADNGDEDGDVIVSKLLEQSGNMGYDANAGKFVDMIEAGIIDPAKVSRSALQNAASVAGLMLTTNVLITDLKDDDKDKPAIEGSVR; via the coding sequence ATGGCTAAACAAATGATGTTTGATGATGCGGCAAGAGCACACCTGAAACAGGGATTGTCTCGTCTGGCGGCGGCAGTAAAAGTTACTCTCGGCCCGACAGGCAAAAATGTTCTTCTGCATAAAAGTTACGGTTCACCAAAAATTACAAAAGACGGCGTTTCTGTGAGCAAGGAAATTGAACTGCTCGAGCCGTTCCAGAATATGGGCGCGAAAATGGTCAATCAGGCCGCCAGCAAGACAAGCGATGTTGTCGGCGACGGCACGACCACCGCGACGGTTCTTGCTGAAGCGATTTTTAACGAAGGTTTGAAAAATGTTACCGCGGGCGCAAATCCGATGGCAATCAAACGCGGCATCGATAAGGCCGTTCAGGTAGTTGTTGATTTCATTGCTTCGCAGAGCAAAAAAGTAAAAGGCCACGATGACATTGCCAAAGTTGCCGCAATCAGTGCGAACAACAATAAAGAAGTCGGCGAAATTCTGGCCAACGCAATGGACAAAGTCGGCAAAGAAGGCGTTATCGAAGTTGAAGACGGCAAAGGTTTGCAGACCGAATTGGAAGTTGTTGAAGGTATGCAGATTGACCGCGGATATATTTCGCCATACTTTATGACGAATACAACTACAATGGAAGCGGTTCTTGAAGACGCTTACATTTTGCTGTACGAGAAAAAACTTTCGAGCATCGCGGAAATCGTTCCTCTGCTTGAGAAAATCGCACAGGTCGGCGCACAGTTGATGATTGTCGCAGAAGAAGTCGAAGGCGAAGCTCTGGCGGCTCTGGTTATCAACAGATTGCAGGGCGTTTTGAAAGTTTGTGCTATCAAGGCACCAGGCTTTGGCGACAGACGCAAAGCGATGCTCGGCGATATCGCGGCTCTTACCGGCGGCGAGCTGATTACCGAAGACCTCGGTGTAAAACTTGAAAAAATAGAACTCGCACAACTCGGCAAAGCGAAAAAGATTGTTGTCGGCAAAGAAAACACGACAATCATCGAAGGCGCAGGCACAAAGAAAGCGATTACTGCCCGCTGCGAACAGATTCGCAAACAGGCTGAAGCGACAACGAGCGAATATGACCGTGAGAAACTTCAGGAAAGACTCGCGAAACTGACAGGCGGTGTAGCTGTTATTAAAGCAGGCGCTGCGACTGAAACTGAAATGAAAGAACGCAAAGACCTTTTAGACGACGCACTGCACGCAACGAAAGCTGCTGCGGAAGAAGGCGTTGTTGCCGGCGGCGGAGTTATTTATCTGCGGGCGATTGAAAAAGTCAAAGCGGCAGGAAAACAGGCCGGCGGCGATGAAAAAATCGGATACGATATTATCGCGGCGGCCTTGAAGGCTCCGACAAAACAGATTGCCGACAACGGCGATGAAGACGGCGATGTTATCGTCTCGAAATTGCTCGAACAGTCAGGCAATATGGGTTATGATGCAAACGCAGGCAAATTCGTCGATATGATTGAGGCTGGAATTATTGACCCGGCCAAAGTATCGCGAAGCGCACTGCAGAACGCCGCATCGGTTGCCGGTTTGATGCTGACGACTAATGTTTTGATTACCGATTTAAAAGACGATGACAAAGACAAACCTGCTATTGAAGGCTCTGTTAGATAG
- the groL gene encoding chaperonin GroEL (60 kDa chaperone family; promotes refolding of misfolded polypeptides especially under stressful conditions; forms two stacked rings of heptamers to form a barrel-shaped 14mer; ends can be capped by GroES; misfolded proteins enter the barrel where they are refolded when GroES binds), giving the protein MAAKNLAFNADARAALLTGVEKLARAVRSTLGPRGRNAIIDKGWGAPNVTKDGVTVAEEVDLLDKVENMGAKLVKEAASKTSKIAGDGTTTATVLTEAIFKEAYRNIAAGADPMSLNRGIAQAVDAVMKSLVKLAKPVDITKSDDIENIASISANNDHEIGKIMADAFTKLGKDGVITVEEGKSLDTTLSYVEGMQFDRGYLSPNFVTDPDNMKCELDKPYILVYEDKISSVQKLVPILEAVAKAKKPLLIIAEDIEGEALATLVVNKLRGVLNIAAVKAPGYGDRRKAMLQDVAILTGAEPIFKDLGVELDKVTIKQLGRAKKVTIDNDNTVIIEGAGTQDAINGRIKEIRNEIDSTTSDYDREKLQERLAKLTGGVAQVNVGAATESEMKEKKARIEDALHATRAAIEEGIVPGGGVALVRCIDAVKKLKLEGDEKTGAEIIAHALKMPCYYIADNAGAVGNIVVNKVSEGQGGFGYNADKDIYEDLVAAGVIDPVKVTRIALQNAASVAGLLLTCDCVVTEKPEEKKAGAGMPGGGMGGGMGGMGGMGGMGMPGMGGMGGMGGMDM; this is encoded by the coding sequence ATGGCAGCGAAAAATTTAGCGTTTAACGCTGATGCACGAGCAGCTTTACTCACAGGCGTTGAGAAACTGGCGCGTGCAGTCAGGTCAACACTTGGACCACGCGGCAGAAATGCAATCATTGATAAAGGCTGGGGCGCACCAAACGTTACAAAAGACGGCGTTACCGTGGCTGAAGAAGTTGACTTGCTCGACAAAGTCGAAAATATGGGCGCAAAGCTCGTAAAAGAAGCGGCAAGCAAGACAAGCAAAATCGCCGGAGACGGCACAACAACTGCGACCGTTTTGACCGAGGCAATTTTCAAAGAAGCATATCGCAATATCGCGGCAGGCGCAGACCCAATGTCTCTTAATAGAGGTATTGCACAGGCCGTTGACGCTGTAATGAAATCGCTTGTAAAACTCGCAAAGCCGGTGGATATCACAAAGAGCGACGATATTGAAAACATCGCATCTATCTCCGCGAACAACGACCACGAAATCGGCAAGATTATGGCCGATGCTTTCACAAAGCTCGGCAAAGACGGCGTTATCACAGTCGAAGAAGGCAAGAGTCTTGATACGACATTGAGTTATGTTGAAGGTATGCAGTTCGACCGCGGTTATCTTTCTCCGAACTTTGTTACAGATCCTGACAATATGAAATGCGAATTAGACAAGCCGTATATTCTTGTCTATGAAGATAAAATCAGCAGCGTTCAGAAACTCGTTCCAATTCTCGAAGCAGTTGCCAAAGCGAAAAAGCCGTTACTTATCATCGCTGAAGATATCGAAGGCGAAGCGCTGGCGACATTGGTTGTTAATAAACTTCGCGGCGTTTTGAATATCGCTGCGGTAAAAGCTCCGGGCTATGGCGACAGACGCAAAGCGATGCTTCAGGATGTTGCGATACTTACAGGCGCAGAGCCGATTTTCAAGGATTTGGGCGTTGAGCTTGATAAAGTAACAATCAAACAGCTCGGCCGTGCAAAGAAAGTTACAATTGATAATGATAATACCGTAATCATCGAAGGCGCAGGCACACAGGACGCCATCAACGGCAGAATCAAAGAAATCAGAAATGAAATCGACTCGACCACGAGCGATTATGACCGTGAAAAACTTCAGGAAAGATTAGCGAAACTGACCGGCGGCGTTGCACAGGTTAATGTCGGCGCGGCAACGGAATCTGAAATGAAGGAAAAGAAAGCACGCATCGAAGATGCACTGCACGCCACACGCGCAGCCATCGAGGAAGGTATTGTTCCCGGCGGCGGCGTTGCTCTTGTTCGCTGCATTGACGCTGTAAAGAAATTGAAACTCGAAGGCGACGAAAAGACCGGTGCGGAAATTATCGCGCACGCTCTGAAAATGCCTTGCTATTATATCGCTGATAACGCAGGTGCTGTCGGCAATATCGTTGTCAATAAAGTATCCGAAGGCCAGGGCGGTTTTGGATATAACGCTGACAAAGACATCTACGAAGACCTCGTCGCAGCCGGCGTTATCGACCCTGTTAAAGTTACGAGAATCGCATTGCAGAACGCCGCATCTGTTGCGGGCTTACTGCTGACTTGCGATTGCGTCGTTACCGAAAAGCCAGAAGAGAAAAAAGCTGGTGCCGGTATGCCTGGTGGTGGTATGGGCGGCGGCATGGGCGGAATGGGTGGCATGGGCGGAATGGGAATGCCTGGCATGGGCGGCATGGGTGGTATGGGCGGAATGGACATGTAA